AACGTGtttatttcacacttttttcccccacgatAGTCTAATTCTGATGAGTTTGAGAAGTTTCCGGCGGTCAAAAGGAAATGTGTGCAAAGTCGCGCCTTTCTAATGTTTATAACAACAAAGATTCATTCGCCTCGGCCAAACTCGAACCCGCCGCCGTGCCAGGCTGATAAATGAGCTCCCACGGCGAGATTCTTAACCCCCTCGCGACCTCCACAGCCCGAGTTCGAGACCCCCCGATGCGTCGGGCTGCTCCACCGGCGGGGCCTACCAATCCCCGAGCTCGAGTGAGCCCAGCGGCCGCGCCTCGACGCACCGTTCTCACTTGGTTATCCGGGGAGCTGAAAGAGTTGGAGGTAGACACAATCAATGCTAGTTATCAGACTCAAGTGTctgtatttattctttttttaaaaaaatttcgcTTCACTACGTTAGCCATGGTTAGCTTGCAGAAGAGCCAAGTGCTTTGCTCCAGGTTATCATTTTCCCCCCTTGAGGAATACTTTTCGGGTCAAGCGTTACCCCCAAATCAACATCCCGAGTAAATGGGTGAAATAATAATGGTACCGAGTCATAACTAACTGTTCATTTCAGGTAGCACGGTGAACTTGTAGTTAGCATGTCTGTGGTTCAGGGTTCGAATCTCTGCTACAGCTCTCCCGAGTGGAGCTGATGTTTTCCTCCTGCTTGTGTGAAATTTGTTTTGGTTCACATTCAAAGACAAGTTATGTAGTTTTTAGTTATAGCTTAGTCTCAGACTGAGATTTGAtgaatttttgaaatgttgctGCTAACGAGAATTTCAAAAGAttctttcagcattttttttttccctacgatgcattttttttcacatcatggTCTGTGTAGAAACCTACAAAATTGAAACAGAATAAATGTTGGCTTCAACAAATAATCAGTCTGGGCTGTTCTGATCACAGCTTTACTGTCCGATCCTCTTTCTGGACTGTCCATGTTCCTTGGAGCGGTTGCGTTTTCGCCGCCGTTTCAATTTCGTCCATGCTGCCGTCTTGATTTCTTTGCTAAGTTTCCAGTATCCGGTTTTATTAGAGCTCATCTATTGATTGTTGGTTGTGTCACGTCACCACCAAGCCGGAAAGACTTGCAATCATATCAAACACATTTGATGTTGGCGTAATGCCTAAGACTGATCTGAATTAGTTGAGTTTACCAATTTCCGGTAAACAATCAAGATGCCGTGAGCATGTTGTGTCTCTCAAAAGAAATTCCCTTTGgagtttccatttttaatttgagcATGTGAAAAACGTTAGATTCAAAGGCCAGCATTAGGTTCATTGGAGACTCCAAATTCTCGAGCGGTGTGGCTGTCTGTCTATACGTGTCCTGCAATAGGCCGGAAACCAGTCTAGGGTGCACGCCAGCGCTCGCCCAAAAGTCGGCGACAAGCTCGATCGAAAATGGATGCCCGTTGAACATGTTGCCACGAAAGCGTGTTTGTTGCGAGTTACTATGAGTGGATCCAAGATGGTGTGTTCCTTTCTGATGAGTGTCTTTCCCCCTAGAAGAAGAGGCGGACACGTCTGACAGGGAGGTCCCGTGTCGAAAGAAAGGCCggccaaagaagaagaaggacgcCAAGAAGAAGGACAAAGAGGGGAAACCCGCGAGGGTGAAAAAGCGCCAGAAGATCGTACGTCGGACCGCGCCTCCGCTGACTGCGCTCGATCTCGCGGGCCGCTCCTCACCGTTTTATCGTCTGCTCAGGACAGCGATGTAGAGCGCGACTCGGCGCGGAACAGAGACTTCGGCGACCACTCGGACAGCGTCGCCAGCGGCTATGGCTCTGGCgacaagaagaagagaaagaagcacaaagagaagaaggagaagaaaaccaagaggaagaaaaaagacGACGAGGAGCGAGACAGCAGCCAAGAGGAGACCACGAGGGTAAAGTAAAAGACAGATGGACGCTAACTCTTCCAATATGGAATCCAGACTCGATCCCATTGAGGCTGGGACGTTCTGtccaacagaaataaaaacggAATGCATCCAATTTGCAAATGTTTCATTGAATTGACGACAGAGACAAGATACTTCATGTTCAAACCGATacgtttgattatttttagccGATAATCATTCCGTTTTAAACATATGATGGCCGCGACACGTTGGGTCAAGGTCACGTAACCCCGCTGTGTCACGTCACCTTTTTCTTTTAACGGCATTCAATGAATGTTTGGGAATCGATTGGGTTTGTGATTCTGGTTCCGATGGTCATACTTGCGCGGGCCGCCTTTTGCTTCTCAGCAGCCCGTGGAGCAGAAGACCTCAGCCCAGCTCGCAAAGGAGTGGGGTCTGGAGGATGTTGATCATACCTTCACCGAGGAAGACTACAGGGAGCTTACCAACTACAAGGCCTTCAGTCAGTATATGAGGTATGACTCTATTGAGAAACGGCTCGCACCGCTCGGCAAATCCAAATTCCAAATTTCCGTCTGCGCCAAGGCCCATGATCGCCAAGAAGAACCCCAAGATTCCCATGTCCAAGATGATGACCATCCTGGGAGCCAAGTGGCGGGAGTTCAGTTTCAACAACCCCTTCAAAGGCAACGCCGCCGCggtggcggcggccgccgcggccgccgccatCGCTGTCGCCGAGCAGGTCTCCGCGGCGACCGCCTCGCCCGTGCCTCTGCCGCCTGCGCCGCAACCGCCACCCATCCGGAAGGCAAAGACGAAAGAAGGCAAAGGTCAGTCTCGGGTCCTGtttccccacccccacacccctgtTGACGTCGAGAGAAAATAAACGCGGGTTCAAAAGTTTTGGTTGTGCAGGGCCAGGTTACAAGAAGCGCGGTAAAAGTCCTCGAGTCTCTGACAAGAAAAAGGCTGCGTCCGTCGCCAAGGCGAAAAAGATGGCCCCCATTCGTCTCAAACTTTCCACCGTGTGCGCCAAGAGGAAAAAGAGCTGCTCCGTGAGTACCAAGCGCGGCTTTTGCGCGGGTGTGACGCTCGTGGGGGTTGGGCTTAACCTGCCGCGTGTGTCTCCGCCAGAGCGACGACCCGGACGAAGACGAGTCGGAGCAGGAGGACTCCAGCGTCCACAGCTCCTCGGTTCGCTCCGACAGCTCGGGCCGCGTCAAGAAGAACAAGCGCGGGCGACcggccaagaagaagaagaagagtaaGCGCGGCGGGGGGCCGGCGGGGGGCCGGCGGCGGGCGGTGGCGGTTGAAACGCCTTTCATTTGCGTCACCTttcattcggcaagcctcctcgctgcccatcttcaaagccctcctcaaaactcacttgtattctttggcgttcgcctcagcatgacttagatttgttcttgattttactgtttggtgctttctaccgccttttattaccaatttgtcttactgtttattgtgcatgttaaatcgctccatgtacagcactttgtatgcagcgatggctgtttgaaagtgctcgagaaatactcttgacttgatttgttcttgattttgctgtttggtgctttctaccgccttgattaccgatttgtcttactgtttattgtgtatgttaaattgctccgtgtacagcactttgtatgcagcgatggctgtttgaaagtgctccagaaatactcttgacttgacttgacctttcCAGTCCCGGGTGACGAGGATGGCGACGGCTACGAGACGGACCACCAGGACTACTGCGAGGTGTGCCAGCAGGGCGGCGAGATCATCCTCTGTGACACGTGCCCGCGAGCGTACCACCTGGTGTGCCTGGATCCCGAGCTGGAAAAGGCTCCCGAGGGCAAGTGGAGCTGCCCTCACTGCGTGAGTCCAACACCTTTTGGAGTAGGACCCCGGAAAAACGTTGCTCGTTTTAAATCGACATATTtatatacagggcggcccggtagtccagtggttagcacgtgggcttcacaatgcagaggtaccgggttcgattccagctccggcctccctgtgtggagtttgcatgttctccccgggccggcgtgggttttctccgggtgctccggtttcctcccacattccaaaaacatgcttggcaggctgattgaacactctaaattgtcccgaggtgtgagtgcgaatggtttttcgtctctgtgtgccctgcgattggctggcaaccgattcagggtgtcccccacctactgcccgaagacagcagggataggctccagcaccccccgcgaccctagtgaggatcaagcggctcggatgatgaatgaatgaatgaatatatatacagtatgtcgatttaaaaaaaaaaaaaaacaccggacGATTATTATGATTTTGGAATCTCGTCCGTTGGATTGGTCGGGCGCAAGTCTTGAGCTTTCTCGATCCCGTGAGGTTTTGACGTTGACCCTGTCCCccgtctccacccccccccaaaaaaaaaaaggaaaaagaaggaaTCCAGTGGGAAGCAAAAGACGAAGACTTTGAGGACTTTGAAGAGGACGCGGAGGAGAGGACCATGTCagcggtcggggcggggttggaggaggaggaggaggaggaggaggaagacgacgacCACATGGAGTTCTGTCGGGTGTGTAAAGACGGCGGTGAACTGTTGTGCTGTGACACCTGCACCTCGTCCTACCACATCCACTGTCTAAACCCTCCACTGCCAGAGATCCCCAATGGAGAGTGGTTGTGTCCACGATGCACGGTTAGTTCCTCCCGACACGCGCCGGCGTCCACGCGCGCGTGCTGCCCAGGTCGCGCGCTTGCTGTTTCCTTTTAGGTccgggttgaaaaaaaaaaaaaacgacgcaaAAATCTCACTTGGCAGCCATTTGTTACCCCTTTGCTTACAGATAAAACAAGtcatccccccctcccaacaccCCCTTTTGGAGTTTTCGTGACTTCTCACAAgcaacattattcattcattcattcattcattcattcattcattcattcatttatttgtttgtgtgtgtgtgtgtgtgtgtgtgcgtgacttTGCATCCTCTTCCACAGAAATAAGTGATTTTTCGTGAAATTTCGTTCTTTATTTCTCTCCTCCTCCCGCTTGAAAAGTGTCAAAGTATGAGCCACCAGTTGGTGCCAAGTCCACGTCGGCAAGATGCGCTTGACGGCGCAGgagattgggggggggtggcacgGAGCATGAAATTCAAACAGACGGCTCCtcgtattcaatcagcctgcctcctTATCCGTTATTCcttcttgtctttttgttttttttttgtctccacacttttcattcattccctCGCGGTGTTTCGCCTTTAGTGCCCGCCCATTAAAGGACGCGTGCAAAAGATCCTCCACTGGCGGTGGGGCGAGCCCCCTCCTCCAGTTCCCGCGGTGGCGCCGCCGCCAGATGCGGCGGCGATGCCGCCCGACCGGCCGCCGCCCATGAAGGGCCGAGCCGAGCGGGAGTTCTTCGTCAAGCTGGCGGGACAGTCGTACTGGCACTGCACGTGGATCACCGAGTTGCAGgtgaaaccaaaaaaagtcaaacccaTGACGATTCTTTTGCTACAAAGCCAAAGCCAATCAACCCGAATGCAAAAAGATTAAAATTTGGATTCCAAAATGTTCCCGACCTTCCAGTTGGAGATCTTCCACTCGGTCATGTACCGAAACTACCAGAGGAAGACGGACATGGACGAGCCGCCCGCTTTGGACTACGGCTCCGGCGGTGAGGACGAGAGCGCGGCGGGCAAAAGCGAGAAGCGGCGCGCCAAAGACCCGCAATACGCCCTCATGGAAGACAAGTACTACAAGTACGGCATCAAGCCCGAGTGGATGATGATCCATCGCATCATCAACCACAGGTGACGTgtgcaaggattttttttccacccctctTCGCACTccccatccttccttccttccttccttccttccttccttccttccttccttccttccttccttccttccttcctttccgtCTTCTCTTCATAAATTTGTGTTTCACTGCTTCCATTCTTGTGTCATTCCTTAAGTGACGCGTCGCTTTGACCTTTTTTCAAACTGAGCGCAAGTATTTCAATTTGAGTGCTCGCTGATATCGAGAATGGATATTTGCGTTCTGCTCTGTATCGCAAATGTCATAAAACTCGATGCTGTTTGAATCATCGACATTGTTCCAAAATCCAAATTGGAATTTGGCTCCAACAAGTTTCgagccaggcggcccggtagaccagtggttagcacgtcggcttcacagtgcagagataccgggttcgattccagctccggcctacctgtgtggagtttgcatgttctccccgggcctgcgtgggttttctccgggtgctccggtttcctcccacattccaaaaacatgcgtggcaggctgattgaacactctaaattgtcccgacgcgtgtgagtgtgggcgtggatggttgttcgtctctgtgtgccctcggttggctggcaaccgattcagggtgtcccccgcctactgcccggagacagctgggataggctccagcaccccccgcgaccctagtgaggatcaagcggttaggaagatgaatgaatgaatgaaagtttcgAGCCGAGTTCATCATCCATTTCGCAGGGGTCATAGATCATTTGCAGCATTgtccaccgtgtgtgtgtgtgtgtgtgtgtcgggccGGTGAAGTATCTGTGTCGTAGTATTGTCTGCAAGTCGACAGCCGCATAACTTATTTGATGTCGCGCCGTGTACCAGTGTGGATAAAAAGGGGGTGTACCATTACCTGGTAAAGTGGAGAGACCTGACCTATGACCAGTGCACCTGGGAACAAGACCACATGGACATCCCCGACTTTGTCATCTACAAGGCCAACTACTGGAGACACAGGTACGCCCTTCGACTCCTTTCGCCCATGCGCTCCACAGCTCACCCAACCTTTTTCTAGGGACGCCATCACGAAGGAAGACCCCGATAAACCCCGCAGGATGAGGAGCAAGAGTCAGGAGGGCGAAGGCGAAGACCAGCCTTCTCCCGCTTCGCCCGTAACCGACGTGAGCTCGCCGCGCCGTCTCATCGGACGGGAAGGGGGGGCTGCCCGGGCACCGCGcgtgttttaaaaaatcttatCGTCCTTTTTATAGCCGACGATAAAATACGAGGAGCAGCCCGACTTTGTGACGTCGACGGGAGGCACGCTGCACCTGTACCAGATGGAGGGTCTCAACTGGCTTCGCTTTTCCTGGGCTCAGGGCACCGACACCATCCTGGCGGACGAGATGGGTCTGGGCAAGACCATCCAGACCATTGTCTTCCTCTACTCGCTCTTTAAGGAGGTACCCGCTGGGATCAAAATTCAGCCCACGCATCCCAAAAAGTAATCGTCGTCGTGGAGGGAGGGGCCGGGGGTGTGATAGGTGCTGGTGGTTATAGGGGGGGTGTTGGTAGGGGGCTTGTTGACCCCTAGTAAGGGTCCTGATGGGGAGGACCAGCGTAGAAATATATCAGctgttaaaaaaatttaaatttccCTCAAATTGCCAATGGCCACGCCCCCTTCTGGGAATCAGTATTTtctaagggggaaaaaaaaatctcatcagacttgatttttagtttgaccgtttttgtgctttttaccgTCATCTTTATTCatttgctgttttgttgtttgtgtatgcgttctttttgctccatgtccGGCATTTTGGTTGCTTCAAAATGCTCTCGCAATAGAATTGAGTTGAGATGAgaataaaatttgatttttttttttccaaggagaCACTCAATAACATGAGtatgacattttcattcattcattcattcatcttccgagccgcttgatcctcacaagggtcgcggggggtgctagagcctatcccagctgtcgtcgggcagtaggcgggggacaccctgaatcggttgccagccaatcgcagggcagacattttcattttctgagaaaaaaaagtcgcagTATTATGAGatttactttttgtgaaaatgttgtgATATTCAATGAGGATAGTTAGAAAAGATCGACATTTTTCCAGAATGTCCCAAGTGCAAAAATTAGCAATTTTGCCCCTTTGTATGTTTCAGGGTCACACCAAAGGTCCCTTCCTGGTCAGCGCCCCGCTGTCCACCATCATCAACTGGGAGCGGGAGTTTGAGATGTGGGCGCCCGATTTCTACGTGGTCACCTACACGGGCGACAAGGACAGCCGCGCCATCATCCGCGAAAACGAGTTCTCCTTCGACGACTCGCTCGCGAAGGGTGGCAAGAAGCCCTTCAAGATGAGGGTGAGACGCGCGGTGTCGCGGATACGTGACGTCCGCGTGCGCAAAtgccgatgtttttttttttttccccctccggcTCAGAGAGAGACGCCGATCAAGTTCCACGTGCTGCTGACGTCTTACGAGCTGGTGACCATCGACCAGACGGCGCTGAAGTCCATCGACTGGGCCTGCCTGGTGGTGGACGAGGCCCACCGCCTTAAAAATAATCAGTCCAAGGTATGCGTGCGCCAAGGCCGAATCGACGTATCCACCATGTATACCTCGTATTttcgaggagaagaaaaaaaaaacgcagccgAACTCCATCGTGAATTAAAAACGATCCACGAGAACAAAATGGTTTAGGATTACCAGTGTATGCCACAAGATGACTGCAAAgctctacttttgtctaaatgaagctcctcaactcacctcGGCATACTTCATTGTTTCCAAGATggtggaaatgtatttttttgtttgtttttcctaaaTTTATGACTATAGTTTTGGCCTGAAGACAAGGACAGTGAATGGGGACAGCCAACCCCCCAATAAAAAATCTCAATTGATGAATTTTcaaccaccccccaaaaaataagttGTAACAGTCAGCCTAATTAGTCCTTTTTTTCTAAGATTATCATATTGTGACATTGaagttgcctttttttcctgaagaaaAGTCACAGTATTTTGAAAATTACAGTAACTTCTATTTTCtggagattttatttttctgagaagtcaccattattattattgtaaataaaatgtattattattattattattggcattcgactcagcatgaattagatttgttcttgattttactgtttggtgctttctaccgtctttattaccgacttgccttactgtttattgtgcatgttcaattgctccatgtacagcactttgtatgcagcgattatgacatcttttttttctctgagaaCGAAAGCTTCACTATCATGAAAATGAATTCCTTCTTTTGTGTCCATATGgcttaagataaaaaaaagtttagtcaTTCAGCGCAAAAATTCCTACTATGATTTCAATATCACATTTTGGGGAGAAATTCTGTCATGTTAGGCGAATAGAGTCATATTTTTCTTTCCCACCCAGATAAAACCGTTATCTTATGACAATGAAGTCAAAGTTCAACATGAAAACcgcaaagaaaacacacactttgTTCTCGCAAATGGGACTTTCTTCCTGTTAAATATGCCATTTGTTCTTTCAAACAAACTGTTCGGGATTTATTTTACAATGTTGACCTCACTTTTTGGTGGACAGAGCGCCTCCCGAGACATCTCATGGCAGTCCTGAGCTCTGTTTGTACGCCCTCTGGTGGCCGCGCTTTCTTAAAACGTGCAATTGCTTTGCAGTTTTTCCGGCGTCTGAACGACTACAAGATTGACCACAAGCTGCTGCTGACGGGAACGCCGCTACAGAACAACCTGGAGGAGCTTTTCCACCTGCTCAATTTCCTCACGCCCAATCGCTTCAagtaggacacacacacacacacgtacatacacacaaacgGAATGACTCGCATTCTTCTTGTGTTGAATGTCGTCGACGTATTATTGTTTGAGAATAAATTGTattcttttgaaaaataaatcttaatATTACGAGActaaaaatctgaatttcttttgaaaaaGTCTCAATCAAGAATTGAGTTGGCTTTTTCTGTGAAGGAAATGCAATACTCTCAAAAATTAAGTTGTATTtttagattttctttcttttttttaaattttatttttaccctGAAAAAAGATTTTCGGCCAAAAAGTCGCCCCAATGTATTATGAAAATTAAGTTGTAGTTTGTATTGTTTGAGAATGCATTAATATCTTATTGCAGCAtacattaaattaattaataatatcatttttttccccaaaaataaaacttgtGTTATTGGAATTAAGTGTTAATGCTCCAAAATGAAAACgtagtgatattttttttcagagagaattgtgttgcaatttttttaatgttgatatGAGGTTGTCttttgttgaggaaaaaaagatttgtatgAAAATGAAGTCATACTTTTTAGGGAAAAACCCATacagaaattattattattaataatttattttgggggaaaagatTCAGTATGACCAAAATATCGTCGTCTTTCCCTACAGAAAACGTTGTTCTGTATTATAATGAGAATTACATCGGAGTTTATCGAGAAACTAGTTTTCCCTTTGACTCCAAGTTGTATTCCCTCGAGGAAAAATAAGCAATACCACTTGAATGAAATCCGATTTTGCGAACGCACGCGTGGTATGTCCAAACGCAGCAACCTGGACGGCTTCCTGGAGGAGTTTGCCGACATCTCCAAGGAGGACCAGATCAAGAAACTGCACGACCTGCTGGGGCCTCACATGTTACGGCGCCTCAAGGCTGACGTCTTCAAGAACATGCCCGCCAAGACCGAGCTCATCGTGCGGGTGGAGCTCAGCCCCATGCAGAAGTACCAAACTCTAAGAAATCTCATCCAACTCACTcacttttttctgtgtgtgtgtgtgtgtgtgtgtgtgttagaagaAATATGATGCGTTTCCTTTAATCCTTTCGAGAATTGTTTATCATTACgagacttttgttttgttgcttctgAGGAAAATGTCTCAACACTTATGAAAAtggtcgtgatttttttttttaacaaagtcaGTATATCCTGAGaattacattacaaaaaaaatacgttgCCTATATTACGAGAATTAAATTGCAAAACTGGACAAACAAATTGAAAGGTTTGTAAAATCAACCAACGACCTTCAAGTCTGAAAGTTAATCCTccatctctgttttttttttttgtggggcttcAAACACAGAAAATACTACAAGCTGATTTTAACCAAGAACTTTGAGGCTCTGAACTCCAAAGGCGGGGGAAACCAGGTCTCGCTGCTCAACATCATGATGGACCTGAAGAAGTGCTGCAATCATCCCTACCTCTTCCCCGTCGCCTCCATGGTGGGAAAAGTCCTCCCGTTATGTCACAGGCGgcgctgtgcaaaaaaaaaaaaagcttcagcgCCCGATGCTCCTTTCGTTCCAGGAGGCCCAAAAAACGCCCAACGGCGCTTACGAGGGCTCCGCCCTCACAAAGGCGTCCGGGAAACTGACCCTGCTGCAGAAGATGCTGCGGAAACTCAAGGAGCAGGGACACCGAGTGCTGGTTTTCTCACAGGTAACTGTCAAGAGTCATCCACGGTTTCCCGTTGGAGACTGTTTTGATGACGCTCGCCTCTTCGCAGATGACTAAAATGCTGGACTTGCTGGAAGACTTCCTGGATTACGAAGGTTATAAGTATGAAAGGATCGACGGCGGGATCACCGGAGCGCTTCGGCAAGAAGCCATCGACCGCTTCAACGGTGAgttcatatttttgtgttaggaGAATTTCGTGAGGTTTTTTTGTAGAATTAAAGCAGCAtttctcaagaaaaaaagatcTCATTTTGGAgaatagtatttaaaaaaaaaacaaatcagatttttttttccatg
This window of the Hippocampus zosterae strain Florida chromosome 1, ASM2543408v3, whole genome shotgun sequence genome carries:
- the chd3 gene encoding chromodomain-helicase-DNA-binding protein 3 isoform X7 encodes the protein MSYPPRACEEDEGTVFHSEGGDFEEEDDGDGGEFLDARSDINSPAAPRQTAAAPEEEADTSDREVPCRKKGRPKKKKDAKKKDKEGKPARVKKRQKIDSDVERDSARNRDFGDHSDSVASGYGSGDKKKRKKHKEKKEKKTKRKKKDDEERDSSQEETTRQPVEQKTSAQLAKEWGLEDVDHTFTEEDYRELTNYKAFSQYMRPMIAKKNPKIPMSKMMTILGAKWREFSFNNPFKGNAAAVAAAAAAAAIAVAEQVSAATASPVPLPPAPQPPPIRKAKTKEGKGPGYKKRGKSPRVSDKKKAASVAKAKKMAPIRLKLSTVCAKRKKSCSSDDPDEDESEQEDSSVHSSSVRSDSSGRVKKNKRGRPAKKKKKIPGDEDGDGYETDHQDYCEVCQQGGEIILCDTCPRAYHLVCLDPELEKAPEGKWSCPHCEKEGIQWEAKDEDFEDFEEDAEERTMSAVGAGLEEEEEEEEEDDDHMEFCRVCKDGGELLCCDTCTSSYHIHCLNPPLPEIPNGEWLCPRCTCPPIKGRVQKILHWRWGEPPPPVPAVAPPPDAAAMPPDRPPPMKGRAEREFFVKLAGQSYWHCTWITELQLEIFHSVMYRNYQRKTDMDEPPALDYGSGGEDESAAGKSEKRRAKDPQYALMEDKYYKYGIKPEWMMIHRIINHSVDKKGVYHYLVKWRDLTYDQCTWEQDHMDIPDFVIYKANYWRHRDAITKEDPDKPRRMRSKSQEGEGEDQPSPASPVTDPTIKYEEQPDFVTSTGGTLHLYQMEGLNWLRFSWAQGTDTILADEMGLGKTIQTIVFLYSLFKEGHTKGPFLVSAPLSTIINWEREFEMWAPDFYVVTYTGDKDSRAIIRENEFSFDDSLAKGGKKPFKMRRETPIKFHVLLTSYELVTIDQTALKSIDWACLVVDEAHRLKNNQSKFFRRLNDYKIDHKLLLTGTPLQNNLEELFHLLNFLTPNRFNNLDGFLEEFADISKEDQIKKLHDLLGPHMLRRLKADVFKNMPAKTELIVRVELSPMQKKYYKLILTKNFEALNSKGGGNQVSLLNIMMDLKKCCNHPYLFPVASMEAQKTPNGAYEGSALTKASGKLTLLQKMLRKLKEQGHRVLVFSQMTKMLDLLEDFLDYEGYKYERIDGGITGALRQEAIDRFNAPGACQFCFLLSTRAGGLGINLATADTVVIFDSDWNPHNDIQAFSRAHRIGQANKVMIYRFVTRASVEERITQVAKRKMMLTHLVVRPGLGSKAGSMTKQELDDILKFGTEELFKDEGEGMKNSSGDKAEDEGNVIHYDSTAIERLLDRSQDATDDSDVQNMNEYLSSFKVAQYMVREEDKIDEIEREIIKQEENVDPDYWEKLLRHHYEQQQEDLASKLGKGKRNRKPVNYNDAAQEDQEWHADISDNQSEYSVGSEEEDEDFDDRPEGRRHSRRQLRNEKDKPLPPLLARVGGNLEVLGFNTRQRKAFLNAVMRWGMPSQDAFSSQWLVRDLRGKTEKEFKAYVSLFMRHLCEPVADGAETFADGVPREGLCRQPVLTRIGVMSLVKKKIQEFEHINGRWSLPELKPDVSLDKSSSRVSSPTPKTATPTPDASYNNTPCTSKPATPVPSDKPEKNKKEGEREDKENGEAQSEKEKNDSKEGNKEPDAAQSVSPPRLTTEGKDGEGKDTDGKDGDGNQPHEEEGEEDEPITPSPQERNLPDKCKVTTRQDGQVQEEKEAPRLLDGEKAAEEQQKDTERPEVADSQEDAETKKDETKDEMDPGKEVREAKAQVPKGDGKLPAERPRFMFNIADGGFTELHTLWQNEERAAISSGKMSEIWHRRHDFWLLAGIVIHGYARWQDIQNDPPFAIVNEPFKSQANKGNFLEMKNKFLARRFKLLEQALVIEEQLRRAAYLNMTQDPSHPAMALNARFAEVECLAESHQHLSKESLAGNKPANAVLHKVLNQLEELLSDMKADVTRLPATLSRVPPIAARLQMSERSILSRLASKGTETHAPPPIPPGPYATPQNYGAPFTPAPPGALLVGGANYSQMPPGSFISEAAGGANWGGGGGPAGGGGGVCQKTKEHDVVQRQRVVDLWKDGKSEGAIGLELRMPKSTVHSIIVKYRLSNTVENLPRNGRPKKP